Proteins encoded in a region of the Megalops cyprinoides isolate fMegCyp1 chromosome 3, fMegCyp1.pri, whole genome shotgun sequence genome:
- the LOC118775214 gene encoding zinc finger protein 79-like isoform X1 translates to MDKPTRSNRIKISGSKVGHKSKRSRRSYDASFKIMVINEAEASNNFRAGKKYGVSANNVIRWRDQKERLLSANSKRKSFRGPRRGRFEEIDKRVVRFVVQKQNEGIPVSRAEILLKGREIAKELNIRESQFEASLGWCKRMIRRYGLTLRRRNRRLPVVLEASLPATRRRNSLSLLDTTLAAESESQCMVLSVKIERDLDPTQNMEVGANDPCDIKSEPQADTDIFNGAVVKSLTSSSPSSPVSVQIKMEAIDSACLTEKEHTDRQFCCRIEPQVPNTGSMASGHCLSSDPIKTEECDPDLRNTGQQTGSWLFCGTERQRSSTGDMSSPACRESHQVKTEPVYPPCTTTEEQMNLQGCEGAEMRTNVEKYQFTGSLISDHVKTDIDGVGVEAETAIQTFKREPCEHSENVEKFESQRVECNDCGSIFKCVTALIQHYSQIHKSETLHICILCGKSFTKASGLTWHRRTIHPPYRCTECGKSFEKNSALMKHHTIHRSKELHHCSQCGKRYTYASCLHRHLESHVE, encoded by the exons ATGGATAAACCTACTCGCAGTAACCGTATCAAAATAAGTGGATCAAAAGTTGGGCACAAATCCAAGAGGTCGAGGAGGAGTTATGATGCCAGTTTTAAGATCATGGTAATTAATGAAGCAGAAGCATCAAATAACTTCcgtgctggaaaaaaatatggcGTTTCCGCAAATAACGTGATACGATGGCGTGATCAAAAAGAGCGTCTTTTGAGTGCTAACTCTAAGAGGAAATCATTTCGTGGACCAAGGCGCGGTCGGTTTGAGGAGATAGACAAAAGAGTTGTCAGATTTGTGgtgcagaaacaaaatgaggGGATACCAGttagcagggcagaaattctTCTGAAGGGCCGTGAAATTGCGAAGGAGCTCAATATACGAGAATCCCAATTCGAAGCCAGCCTCGGATGGTGCAAGAGAATGATACGTCGCTACGGATTAACTTTACGCCGCCGAAATCGACGCCTTCCCGTAGTTTTAG AAGCTTCACTTCCTGCCACCAGAAGAAGGAATTCCCTCAGTCTGCTGGACACTACGCTTGCGGCAGAGTCAGAGAGCCAGTGCATGGTTCTTAGTGTGAAAATAGAGCGTGACCTGGACCCCACCCAGAACATGGAAGTAGGGGCCAATGATCCATGTGACATCAAGTCAGAACCACAAGCAGATACGGACATATTTAATGGTGCAGTGGTAAAGTCTCTCACCAGCTCCAGCCCATCCTCACCGGTTTCTGTCCAAATCAAAATGGAAGCCATCGATTCAGCCTGTCTTACAGAAAAAGAGCACACAGATAGGCAGTTCTGTTGTAGAATAGAGCCGCAGGTTCCCAACACTGGAAGCATGGCCTCTGGACACTGTCTCAGCTCTGACCCAATCAAAACAGAGGAGTGTGATCCAGACTTGAGGAACACAGGACAACAGACTGGCTCATGGCTCTTTTGTGGAACAGAAAGGCAGAGGTCCAGCACTGGAGATATGTCTTCCCCAGCCTGCCGTGAATCACACCAGGTCAAAACGGAGCCTGTGTATCCACCTTGCACAACTACAGAAGAGCAGATGAACTTGCAGGGCTGTGAGGGTGCAGAGATGAGAACGAATGTCGAAAAGTACCAGTTCACTGGAAGTTTAATTAGTGATCATGTGAAGACAGATATTGATGGTGTTGGAGTTGAGGCTGAAACTGcaattcaaacatttaaaagggAGCCATGTGAACATTCTGAGAATGTGGAAAAATTTGAGTCACAGAGAGTTGAATGCAATGACTGTGGAAGCATTTTCAAGTGTGTCACAGCTCTTATCCAACACtattcacaaatacacaaatcGGAGACCCTGCACATCTGTATTCTGTGTGGTAAGAGTTTCACTAAAGCATCCGGCCTAACTTGGCATCGGAGAACAATCCATCCACCATACAGATGTACCGAGTGTGGCAAGAGCTTTGAAAAAAACTCAGCTTTAATGAAGCACCATACAATTCATAGAAGTAAAGAGTTACATCattgctcccagtgtgggaaaaGGTACACATATGCCTCCTGTCTGCATCGACACCTGGAAAGCCATGTAGAGTGA
- the LOC118775165 gene encoding flavin-containing monooxygenase FMO GS-OX-like 4, translating to MTAATLLLPWMSHMRKLRVAVVGAGAAGLCAARHILSRQDTFAPPVVYEQTKQLGGTWVYEEHVGSYDNGLPIHSSMYRNLRTNLPKEVMMFPDFPFDPQLPSFLPHQEVLRYLERYCQSHNITPHIRFETVVEEVKPISPETEAGKVTWEVTSSSGQQGQTTEKFDGIFVCNGHFSDPHWPSIPGLEYFKGMLLHSHSYRHPEPFEGQSVVILGAGASGIDISIELASVNAQVILSHSKPPLSFPLPPEIKQVPPVVQVLEDGTLQFQDGGLARPQVLLLCTGYNFSYPFLNAAELGLRVRDQLIYPLYKFLLPPAFPSLFIVGVCKVICPFPHFHCQVQFALAVLDGSLALPSREEMEEEAKREMERKTGEGVEARHLLKMDSDQWGYYRTLASMGGFSPLPPVTQSLYEEVKRQRERHPLRYRQLNYQLVSDTQWEILELHPESEREGGKGR from the exons ATGACAGCTGCCACTCTGCTGTTGCCCTG GATGTCGCACATGAGGAAGCTGCGCGTGGCGGTGGTGGGGGCTGGGGctgcaggtctctgtgctgctcGCCACATCCTGTCCCGGCAGGACACCTTTGCCCCCCCTGTGGTGTACGAGCAGACCAAGCAGCTGGGCGGGACCTGGGTCTATGAGGAACATGTGGGTTCCTACGACAACGGCCTGCCCATTCACAGCAGCATGTACAGAAACCTCAG GACCAACCTGCCCAAAGAGGTGATGATGTTCCCAGATTTCCCCTTTGACCCTCAGCTTCCCTCCTTCCTGCCCCACCAGGAAGTGCTGCGTTACCTGGAGAGATACTGCCAAAGCCACAACATCACCCCTCACATCAGA TTTGAAACAGTGGTGGAGGAAGTGAAGCCCATCTCCCCGGAGACTGAGGCAGGAAAGGTGACGTGGGAGGTAACGTCGTCAAGTGGGCAGCAAGGGCAGACAACCGAGAAGTTTGATGGCATTTTCGTCTGCAACGG GCATTTCTCAGACCCACACTGGCCCTCCATCCCTGGACTGGAATACTTTAAAG GAATGCTGCTGCACAGCCACTCATACCGCCACCCTGAGCCTTTCGAGGGTCAGTCTGTGGTGATTCTGGGGGCTGGAGCTTCAGGAATTGACATCTCCATAGAACTGGCTAGTGTTAATGCCCAG GTAATCCTGAGCCACAGCAAGCCCCCGCTGAGTTTCCCCCTACCACCCGAAATCAAGCAAGTCCCCCCAGTGGTCCAAGTGCTGGAGGATGGGACACTGCAGTTCCAGGACGGGGGTCTGGCCCGCCCCCAGGTCCTCCTGCTCTGCACCGGGTACAACTTCAGCTACCCCTTCCTGAATGCAGCTGAGCTCGGACTGCGGGTTCGAGATCAGCTGATCTACCCGCTGTACAAGTTCCTACTGCCTCCCgccttcccctccctcttcatTGTGGGCGTGTGCAAGGTCATCTGCCCATTCCCTCACTTCCACTGCCAG gtgCAGTTTGCCTTGGCAGTGCTCGATGGATCTCTTGCCCTGCCCTCAcgagaggagatggaggaggaagcGAAGAGGGAAATGGAAAGGAAGACAGGGGAGGGAGTGGAGGCCAGGCATCTGCTCAAGATGGACTCGGATCAGTGGGGTTACTACAGGACGCTAGCCAGCATGGGAGGGTTCAGTCCCCTGCCTCCTGTGACCCAGAGTCTGTATGAGGAGgtgaagaggcagagagagagacacccaCTGAGGTACAGGCAGCTGAATTATCAGCTTGTGAGCGACACTCAGTGGGAAATCTTGGAACTGCATcctgagagtgaaagagagggagggaaaggaaggtGA
- the LOC118775214 gene encoding zinc finger protein 30-like isoform X2: MVLSVKIERDLDPTQNMEVGANDPCDIKSEPQADTDIFNGAVVKSLTSSSPSSPVSVQIKMEAIDSACLTEKEHTDRQFCCRIEPQVPNTGSMASGHCLSSDPIKTEECDPDLRNTGQQTGSWLFCGTERQRSSTGDMSSPACRESHQVKTEPVYPPCTTTEEQMNLQGCEGAEMRTNVEKYQFTGSLISDHVKTDIDGVGVEAETAIQTFKREPCEHSENVEKFESQRVECNDCGSIFKCVTALIQHYSQIHKSETLHICILCGKSFTKASGLTWHRRTIHPPYRCTECGKSFEKNSALMKHHTIHRSKELHHCSQCGKRYTYASCLHRHLESHVE; encoded by the coding sequence ATGGTTCTTAGTGTGAAAATAGAGCGTGACCTGGACCCCACCCAGAACATGGAAGTAGGGGCCAATGATCCATGTGACATCAAGTCAGAACCACAAGCAGATACGGACATATTTAATGGTGCAGTGGTAAAGTCTCTCACCAGCTCCAGCCCATCCTCACCGGTTTCTGTCCAAATCAAAATGGAAGCCATCGATTCAGCCTGTCTTACAGAAAAAGAGCACACAGATAGGCAGTTCTGTTGTAGAATAGAGCCGCAGGTTCCCAACACTGGAAGCATGGCCTCTGGACACTGTCTCAGCTCTGACCCAATCAAAACAGAGGAGTGTGATCCAGACTTGAGGAACACAGGACAACAGACTGGCTCATGGCTCTTTTGTGGAACAGAAAGGCAGAGGTCCAGCACTGGAGATATGTCTTCCCCAGCCTGCCGTGAATCACACCAGGTCAAAACGGAGCCTGTGTATCCACCTTGCACAACTACAGAAGAGCAGATGAACTTGCAGGGCTGTGAGGGTGCAGAGATGAGAACGAATGTCGAAAAGTACCAGTTCACTGGAAGTTTAATTAGTGATCATGTGAAGACAGATATTGATGGTGTTGGAGTTGAGGCTGAAACTGcaattcaaacatttaaaagggAGCCATGTGAACATTCTGAGAATGTGGAAAAATTTGAGTCACAGAGAGTTGAATGCAATGACTGTGGAAGCATTTTCAAGTGTGTCACAGCTCTTATCCAACACtattcacaaatacacaaatcGGAGACCCTGCACATCTGTATTCTGTGTGGTAAGAGTTTCACTAAAGCATCCGGCCTAACTTGGCATCGGAGAACAATCCATCCACCATACAGATGTACCGAGTGTGGCAAGAGCTTTGAAAAAAACTCAGCTTTAATGAAGCACCATACAATTCATAGAAGTAAAGAGTTACATCattgctcccagtgtgggaaaaGGTACACATATGCCTCCTGTCTGCATCGACACCTGGAAAGCCATGTAGAGTGA